In one Tepidisphaeraceae bacterium genomic region, the following are encoded:
- a CDS encoding glycosyltransferase family 2 protein, with the protein MSDDTAPYLSLIIPAYNEEENIPTLLTRVEGALSPMGRPFEVILIDDGSTDRTPALLAEGMAKYPWLRVLRMKKNGGQSAAFEAGFNAARGEILATIDADLQNDPEEIPRLIPMLDEHQVDMITGWRKDRQDTNFRKWQSRQANRIRNWVTEETVNDSASSLKVYRAHAIKGVKLFRGAHRYFPTLVKMRGYKVYETPVKHSHRFAGTAKYGFGNRAFVGIFDLFGVRWMKKRYHAAEFSEVPKGGGA; encoded by the coding sequence ATGAGCGACGACACCGCGCCCTACCTGTCCCTGATCATCCCGGCCTACAACGAAGAGGAAAACATCCCCACGCTGCTCACGCGCGTGGAGGGAGCCCTGTCGCCGATGGGCAGGCCGTTCGAGGTGATCCTCATCGACGACGGCAGCACCGATCGCACGCCGGCGCTATTGGCGGAGGGGATGGCGAAATACCCCTGGCTGCGCGTGCTGCGCATGAAGAAGAACGGCGGGCAGAGCGCGGCGTTCGAGGCGGGGTTCAACGCGGCACGCGGCGAGATCCTGGCGACGATCGACGCCGACCTGCAGAACGATCCCGAAGAAATCCCGCGGCTGATCCCGATGCTCGACGAGCACCAGGTCGACATGATCACCGGCTGGCGGAAGGACCGGCAGGACACCAACTTCCGCAAGTGGCAGAGCCGGCAGGCCAACCGCATTCGCAACTGGGTGACCGAAGAGACGGTGAACGACAGCGCGTCGTCACTGAAGGTCTACCGCGCGCATGCGATCAAGGGCGTGAAGCTGTTCCGCGGGGCGCACCGCTACTTCCCCACGCTCGTGAAGATGCGCGGGTACAAGGTGTACGAGACGCCGGTGAAGCACAGCCATCGCTTCGCCGGTACGGCCAAGTACGGCTTCGGCAACCGCGCGTTCGTGGGCATCTTCGATCTGTTCGGCGTGCGCTGGATGAAGAAACGCTACCACGCCGCGGAGTTCAGCGAAGTGCCAAAGGGCGGCGGGGCGTAG